The segment TTTGCCATGCAAATTGTCACTCAACGCATCCGGGACATGTTATCCCTTCATTTAACCGACCATGTCAAGCAGCTTTCATTTACTTCATTCAAAAGCTACttgtgaaaataataaaataactatatgaaaaaaatactatatgAAAGGATTACTCTTTAAAACAGCTGTTGAGGTTATAAcctttaaatggttttaaaaaacaatttgacaATTTTatcttgttatttatttcatttacatatcTGTACAACACAAGACAAAAGAACAAATGGCTTTTTTAAACAGATAGCAAGCGACATTCCAGTGGTTTTTATCATGTAATTACCTTGGCATATTTCACtaatacagttttattttatggataATAATCGTTGTTGTTTATCTAACATGTAACCTCTTGCTCTCTCTGTCTGCATTGCACATTTCTTCTACTTCTGTAATGTTCAGAAGCTACACAGCTACAGACATGTTAACTCAACCCTCTAGAATAATTTGCAAACATTGCTCAATTTGCAAAATCAGAATTTGAAAATGCGTTTCTGAGATCAtgactcttattttgaaatGCTGATTTTATTGAATTGCTCATGTTAGTGCCGACTGTCACCTCTAGATGGGGTCGTGATATTTCCCCCCAATTTCCCAAGGTTCTAGTCTAGTTGAATAGATTTGCCACATttagcaaacacacacaggtcaGGGAAAATAATCTGTACTTTATTTGGATCATGACAAGATTATAAGCATTATATTGGCATGTTTCATTAATTATTAACCTGAAGTAGGTTAGTTAAGTTACAGTATCTGTGTGTATAATTGACACTAGGAAAGTTGGATCCGTGGACCAATCACTCTTGATGTTGGCAGCCGACCTGCTCATTTTGAAAACCATgcaaatgtatgtataaaagtAAGTGTTTTTAAATTGGTTTATCAAAACGTTCCCTCATATATATCTTTCTATCGGCTGTCAAATGCTTGTTCTTATGTCTagttaaaagcattttaatgcaTCCATGCTTCCCTTAGCTCTTGTGCCTTTGCAGCCAATAAACTTGTGGTTCTGAATCTCTGGACGCCTGTAAACCTCTTGTGGCGATCACTGTGACGCATTCAAGCGCTGCATTTGTCCAACCAAATTAGTTTAGTATGCAGAGCAACTTTTCTTTCTCATTGGGCAAATACATGACTGACGTCAGAGGGCGTTTAGAGCATCCATATCCATATACATAGggaatatacatataaataattgtGACTTTTTTAGATTTGAGtggtacatttatttttgtcaagtgTAACCATACCTAGTGTAGATTTACCTTGTGTTCTTTCCTTCATGTTTGTTGGCAACGAATAAAGCATGGCTGCTTGcgtttaattctttatttatcCACGTGGTGGCACTGTTTACACACTTGTCTTTGTTTGCTGTAGTTCCATTAGCACATTATGAACAGAACAGGTTATGCGTTCGTGTCCCATGAGTGCATTTGACAAGCTTAATGTTTCCAATGCTGATAAAAGTGCATCTCTGCTACTAAATTATGTATAGCTTACATGGAATTTGTTTTCTCAGAAGATACGGTACAATAACAGTGACTTCATTCCAAAAAGGTTTCAAGGTTCAGGAGATCAAATGCGATAAACATACTAATGGGAAATGCTACATATTTACGTGGGTTTTTCAAAAGGCACAATCTGTAACATCTACACAACAGTTTCTTTATTTCGGTTACACCCTGCTTAATTGAATTTCTCATCCATTATCTCTAATTACATGTTCCAAAACAGCAGAGTTTAGCCGAAGATCATAGGCCCACAGAGCCTTTCCCACATGCCCCTCTGATTCTGGTTTACATGATGTCCTTTTAAGGCAGGTCTGTTTGCCATGGATGTGGGTGTCTGGTCCTCACGGGAGTTGGCCATGCCGGTTTCACTAATGGAGAGCCTTTCCATAACACATCATCCACCCACTCCAGTCATATGCTTACAGGCATGGACATCTTGAAGGTGTCCATCACTGCACTGCCTAGCCACCTGGTCCTTTTGTAGTTGCATCATTACTTCATTTAGTGTGTAAGCTTTTGTTCATTCTGTCTACCTTGTTGACTAATTTTAACCTTTTATATGTTTAAACCTTTTTTAGTTTAACCTTTAATTGTTTGGAGtacacatgcactgtatttgAGAAGACAACCCAGAAGATGTTAATGTTTAAAAGGCATATCGGCAAAATATTGCTAAGGTTGTGAATGTTCTTATGAcattaaatgatatttaaagggacagtccacccaaaaaaggagaattttgtcataattttccttgttctgatgaacacaaaataagatatttttgaagaatgcttctaaccaaagAGTTCTTGGCCAACACTGACTACTATAGTAAAGGCAAAATGACAATGGTAATTCCACAGACCTATTtcctttcctacattcttcaaaatatcttctttagtgttcaatAGAACCAAGAAATTTTGAAGCAAGTTTTCATATGCTATGGTGAAACATTTTCAATGGTGAAATTCATAAATTTATAAAGGGCAAaggaatttatacagatttgaaacaactttagttttgaccaccattgtcatttttcctagtACTCAGTGGTGGTCTAGAACgctttggttacaagcattcctcaaatatatcttattttgtgttcatcggaacaaagaaaatgaagaaagaagatTTATTTGGGGTTTTAAGATGTGCTTGTTCGGAGCAACTTAATATAGAATTAAAATTATCTATCTTTTAGCCATCCACCTGACTATAAAATTCATTGAGTCTCCTCTGATCTTGTATAATTTCAAATTTTCTCCCTGAATCATTATTCCACCCACACACTAATGTGTCATGATGACTCTCAGTCTATATCTGAATAAAAATAGATAATCTTTCTATGCCGTCATCCCTAATCTCTCAGAACAGTACACTGTTGCACTTAAAAAGCATATTAGTATACCTCACAGGAACATATTGGTaccaaatgtatacatattcGTATCCAAATGTCCTGTCACAGTGACAGCTTTTGTATCTTTTCTGAAAGTGTAGTCTCTACCGCTAGTTAAAAATCACATGCAGAAAAATTGTGTGAAAGCAAAGACCTGTAGCTGAACTGAACATTCTCATGGCAGTCTGccagcatatgttttttttaattcatgcccGATGTTAATGCTGTTAACCAGTGCAACAACAGGGTCTTAAAAGGCTTCATACTAATCAGTCTTTCCGATAAAGAATTATGATcgattaaaaataacaatttccAGATTTTAATTTCCTActttcccacaatgcattaGAGCTGGTTTTCCGGTTTTTAGTGTTCCCACGACTGAAGAATCTGACCTAATCcctttttgtatgttttagcaGAGCAAATTTAGATAATGTATATGTTATATCCTGTCTACACCAATATTTTCACTCTTTATGGCTGCTTAGATCCAAACCAATTTGAACACTACCTATAGCTTAATAgtggataaaaacattttacttttcaCTATAAGTACTATAACTGTATAGCACTTAAAACAActaatacgtttttttatttagtgtgtTGTTCCGTATGGACAAAGTGGACTGTGGTTtagtgatttttatattttgggaaACACGAACAGCTAAAATCAGACATCACAAGGAATTTCTTTTACATCTTTCAATGtccaatgtatacatttttggaggatctattgacatatatgcaatataatttacataacagttttatgtttttactaccttagaataagctatttctatctacatatgtCGTTTTTTAATAGCACAGACGTACAGAATAGCGAAAAAGAACATTTTCAGATTAAGTCATCAGTAAATTTTATGACACCTATACggtaaatgttgtttggtcttACATAAATTATCAGTTGTTGAATCCAACCATTTAGCCTACTTTATTAAGTATTTACATGAATGCAACTTTACACATGAACTATTACTATTATTAGCTACTATTTCTCCTCTAGATCTcaaatatatattgtacattttaatccCCTGGTACACACAACAAGGATGTTGATCCAtgctaaaaaaacaataatttaacgttttaatggaaaaaagctATTGGTTCAAAATGGTAGCCATTGgaatttctgtgatgttttctattgagtttctatttatttagcgAGAATGCAGtactgctgaaaaaaacaaaagaaacccaaTTGTtctggtttccattaaaataccatcatgaaccattagcttttttcCACTAAAATTGGGGTATTTGACAGTGTGTGAtgggaaaaatgtaaaaaaaaacaatgaagaaaaaactctcttatattgttttacattataaagattaatattaataatataaagtaatgtaatattaaccatttattttcaaaaaaattatttgtcacACGATTTATTCGTCAACTACCCATTTATTGTTCAACATTGCCGTTTTCCTGATGCATGTCCTTAATTTGTTGTTATTGATAACGTGTTTATAATGCTATTATTACTTGATAACTCGAAGGGTTTCTAGGGAGCAAAGGTTTtttcatcatgttttttaaaaagagggaggaggggtggagtgagccgtcgGCTCAATTCGAAATcccaccactagatgccgctacatttcatacactggatgATTTGGCCCCAGGATAAATGATACAGACCATGTCTGAAAATAATCTGTCCTTTGAATCTTCGTGAATCTCTTGAACATCACTTTGTGATGCCTCCTTAAAGAcagctttgtgttttaaagacatAAACAGACATGTTTTAGAATTTCAATTGATCCATGCCATCCACGACAATAATGCAAAGTGTTTCACATGTGCTTGCAGACTAAATATGCCAAAAACTtgatatgaataaaaaagaaaagaggagtTTTGTTATGTATAGCTGGCTCTGTTTCAATTACATTTCCAACAGCTGATGCTTCTTTGACATAACAGGGTCGAATTTGTTTCCTGTTAGTGGTCACGTGTATGACATCAAACAGCACAGTCATCATCCTCAGCTGCACCAACAGATTTTTATAGAGTGCTGTAGGTAATCTATTTGGACGTGCATGATGAGTATAGATATTAATCAAGGATGGCTCGTGATGATATTTGATGAGATTAAATGTCTGCGTCACACAGGACCATTTCCAccagctttgtgtgtgtgtgtggtttgtccAGTGAACACCTGTGAAATGTCAACCTGACACCTAGAAAACCCATTAGCAGAGTGTTTGTCCAGAAAGCAAAGGGAATTTGGTGAATTCACAGAGGGAAGGCCAATCTAGGTGAAATAATTCTTATAAACTTCTGCAACATGAGTTTGCAAAAGTTTAAAGGACAAATCATTATATAAGAATTTAATCTTAATAGAAGATGGATAGAGTCAAAAGCAACATGCAGGTGAAATCCTCCTACTGTCCACACTATGACTGTTATAACAGCAGTTTGCTGCCCAAATATTTTTAGACTTAGACACCGGACCCACATCCTGTGCTATTCCTTTTTGTTGAGCATTTCCTTGGCATTTTTTTATCTCTTGCGTTTTATCTTCTCTTTCATATTTCGAcctcatctctttctctcatctATTTGCGTACCTTCCAAATAATcctttaaatatacaaataaactaaTTGTGCTAAAATTCATCGTTCATATTTTGCAAAACATTAGCGATTGGGTTTGACTCTGTTTAGTTCTGTTGTCATGTGAACTGAGGGACAAGTGACTGATAATATAAAGGGATAGTCTacccaaatataaatatttggtcATTCAAATcctgactctttcttctgtaaatcacgcggtgaactatccctttcagaATTGTCACCTGAGATAAACTTGTGTGAGTGAATCTGGATGTGATCTAAGTTAACTTTTACAGATTTCATTTTACCGCGCATAGAAATAAGTTTAACCTACACTCCCTTTCTCAAAAGAGGCCATTTCTGCCTTTTACAACCCCAGCAAACTTCTTAAAGCATTTCCTCTTAAATCAAGCTTTCCATTAATGGGTTTGCTGCGAAGCGCTGTGTTCTTCCCACAAGGCCATCTTTCAATATGCAGTGAATGTCCACAAAGGTACTGTAGCACTTTATATTAACAATGTCTCAAGCTAACCTTGCTTGGCTCATCTATTTGAAGATAATAGAAATCTGCCAGTGCACAGTGTTGTTGGCTTGGATGAATAAAATGCTGAGACTGATGTAATGAGAAGGTCCCCGTGGAGAAGTGAAGGATAAAACCAAGCAACATATTTGCGGCAGGGGATAATTCAGGTGATCTTATGCTTTATCTGCATAATAGTATAATAATTTTGAGTGTATAGGCTGAATTCAACACATTAATTTCAGCCATGTTGCTAGATGTTTGTTACCTCATACGTCACATTGTAGGAAGACGAGGATGTAAATATCTGTGTTAATTAAGCCATCTATTCCCATCAGACAGCACTCGGACTgattaaatatgtcatttcGGAGCTGCGTTGATCCATCCATTTTCAATCAAACACAAATTCCCCATGTATGACATGAAGtcccatttttatttgatgtattgataactaaattataaatataaaatcaaacagAGGCAGGTCTGGAAGGGTTTGGCATAAAAGGAGAGATTAATGATTTGTAATGGCTATGCGCTTCTGCTCAGCTCATAAATAGATATTTTATGGCACAAAATGtcaatgataataaaaatatggaCAGAAGCAATTTAATTTAACTAcatatgaattattttaattattagtttaaataaatataagtgCTCCTAAGTGCATCATTAGgcatatttttctaaaacacaTGATAATAACTATAcattgcataaatataaataaaaaggctTTAGGTGACAGATTAAAAGATGGtgattttgatacatttttgtcaaacaTTTATATTGTCTAGCCAGATAGTATAAcgtatgtttatataatgtgGTTTGTCTTCAAACACAGACGCCtgcataaaaatatatgtttattaatgttttccttatagGCTATCTGTATTTTCTAACCCACAAAATATAGCATATTTAAATGTCAACATCGGTGATCTAAGCACAGTGTTTTTTACTTtccagtcatttcaaacctgagcACAATTTAATAGGCAATGTGTTTGATCAACTCGTTCAAGCTCATTCCCATCTGTTCTTTGTAAAGTGTTATTCAGAATTATGCTAAACCCTATAATACAATAACCTTTATAAGAGATTTCCAAAGCAGGTTGGTCAAAACAGTGTATGTTTTTGAACACTAAAAAAGCATGGCTAACAAGTTTTTGCCTCACAGTCTCATTTGTCATTTCTTTCACTGCACAGTCATCGCCATTAATGTCATGTGATTTGGTATCACACACCAATTCCTGCATCGTCTGTGTCCTTGGTCAACAAACCTTCTTCCGATGGAGAGGAGCCCTCTATAAATTCAAGTCCACGGTCTGTCAAAGAGGAGATATCGGATGTCCAAGACACCTGGTCAGTTGTGGGCTGTTGAAATAAATTCTTGTTCGTAGAGGCTGGATCCCAGATGTGTGGCTCATGGGTACGAATGAAGTCCAAGGGCTGATTCTCTGCTGTGTCAACGCCGGAACCGTGATGCATGTTTCTTGTGTCTTGGTGCCTTATGGATGTAAAGGGTTCACTTGATGCACCTGCTACGGGAATGCTACCCTCCGAAACTTGAGCTGTATTAAAATGTTCCGTTTTTTCTTCCCTCAATTCTGAGTCCAGCGGTTCTGTGTATTGTGAATTCTGTGTTGTTGAAAGGCCTCTATCCCCAATGAATTTTTCCACCGGGGACACAGTGGGCATCTCCGTTGACCTTAGGTTGACCGGTGAAGAACTGTTAGTCTTGCTCACTGATGAGACATCACTAGGTGTGATATTATTTGGGTTAATGGGTATTAAAACATCATATCGTCCAGATGGAGAGCCAGACGTCGGTTTCCATATCAAACTGTAATAAATGGCCAGTATTACAGCAGCTAAAGACACGCACAAGACATACGCGAAGACAGTAGCCAGTCTCACccactttttattggttttagCAGCCATTTTTGCCTTCTTGTCTCCCGTGTAGGTGGCAGGTTTACCCCGTTCCATGTTTGGCATGAAGTCCCGTTCCCGCATCTTCCCACGGATTCTCCCTCTGTGTTCTTGTACGTCGTCCGTCTTGAACGCTTGTTTTTGAAAACCGGTTCACGGGACGTGCGTTTGCCGATAATCCCCGTCGCTTGTGTTGTTATTCAAGCATCACTCCATCAGTTTCGCAAATCCACCTGTGCGTCCGTTTTCAGCTTGACAGCGGCGGGAGATTATAATGCAGAGATGCATCCAGAGTATTACCTGGCCCACAGCGTTCAAAGCCAAATCAGGACACCCAGTCTGAGCTGCAGTGTGATTTATCTGCTGAATGCAATgacagcagacacacacatcctctCAGAAAGGGTACACAGTGCGGAGGAGAGGCGGGTCTCACTTGCGCGCGTAGCCTTCAAGATGCAACCCACCCCTAAAACGTCATCCTGTCAGAATAATCTTGTGTCATGTCACAAGCACTTATTTTTCGGGCAAAAAAGGCAgatttatgtaatgtttttttccttaCAAAATAAGTTAACAAAGCATTAATATTTCGTTAAGTAAAATGGTTGCACAAGGACTGTGTGTAATACAATCTTCTTTGGCATGAATCCGAAATcaacaattatattttcatgAAGAAGTAGGCTATCAAAACTGGATCTCTCAAAAATCTAATGTAGCATACCACCAGTTTACATATTAACTGTCAACATATTAATTAATGCagtcatatattatatatttgtttttacgaTACTACAATTATTAGaggaatacatatttaatatattgtattatatttcccatattttgtttggtaaagtccATTTTTTTGGCCCGCAAACATCTGCAACTAGAagcaaacaatatttaaaatccTGTGTGTAGGTCAATGATTCTGTTTGACGTTGAGTGCCTGTTTTAAAGACTCGGTTAATAAGTACTTTAGTGCCATCAGCTGGACGAATATCTGTATTACAACATGATTATAAACTACTCTCTACTCTCTAAACTGGCGCTTACACCGAGATCATAGCAAAATGAGCAAATCCGAATAAGGCATATGCAGTACAtctgaataaaaatgtacatgtgtACAATTGTTATAGTATGCAGTTTGACCGTGGTTGGTACACCTGTAACAGTTTGTCAGTATACATAAGGTGATTCTATGATAAGCTCTTGGTTCAGACATGATCGGTTTTGGCATATGGCCCCCTGCTGATACCTTaagtacattacatttatatttttatttaaataatagaaAGAGGATGCTCGATCTTTTTGATATGCAAAAACATAATCTTGGAAAATTgactatgtttattttatttttatttcaagcaATAGAGCTTTATGTATATGATTTGCTTCAAATGTTAGCTTTGTAGGCATTACTGGAAACATTTGATACCGGAGCATAATAAAGTCCATCTGCAGGAATCATCGATTCTTTAGTGAGAAAACATTGATTAAgtcaaattaagtttatttattaaatgctttttacaatgttgcattgtttcaaattaGCTTTATCTGGAAAATttgtttttctcgattgctaacaCACTATTtatgaaacaattcaccattttctgacaactataagcacattctcagaacaatacaccaacttgtacaaaccccacacaaaaacagcctAATTTTGCAAAGGTTTAACCATGTTCttattcagaaaacacacaatataatgaactgaaCTGTCAAGATGTAATCTCAAATAGCtcacatttatccatcagtaaacattcagtgacAAAACTGTTGACACACCAATCAGAATCTCAGAGTAATATCAATAGGAGCGCCTATAGCATCTGGCTTTATACTTACGTAAACACACAGTATAATTACAGTACACACTTTATATGAGAGAAATTTCAATATTCTGCATCCAGTTAACTGTAGCATGTGTACACCCTTTTTTacctgttctgtatttttgaagaaaatacaGAATACTTTTACGAAATTGGGCCAAAGGTGCAGacgatttttttatatagcctCCTATTGACAAATCGCTTCACTgtattgtttcctttatcttctctgtaaGTCGCCTGACTATTTCatattgttctttggttttttAACTGTTCTTGTCTTGTAAGATCCTCTTCATCTACTTTACAGTtgtgaaatgctttatttttattttttactaaagcTCATTTGTGTGCACTCTTTAAGGTTGTATATTCTTATAAACACTAAACTGTCAAATTATtctttaatatcaataaaagGTTTTAGTTGCAGTGTTTGGAATTGATCTCACCATTGTCTAAGACTGTGTATTGTGAGTGATTTTGAGGGTGTGTTTTTCAGCAAGTTTGAATGGTTTTGAGAAGAGAGCttcattttgacctgaaaatTGGATGTTTAGGGATTTGGGTGAGATGTTATAGATTTGTGTTAAGTGTTTTTAGAATACGAGgcataatttcaagaaatgtgtttacgaaattgagaaaaactgtataaaGGGTATGAAAAGTGAAGAAAGCAGTACAGTACA is part of the Triplophysa dalaica isolate WHDGS20190420 chromosome 13, ASM1584641v1, whole genome shotgun sequence genome and harbors:
- the zgc:153157 gene encoding uncharacterized protein zgc:153157, coding for MRERDFMPNMERGKPATYTGDKKAKMAAKTNKKWVRLATVFAYVLCVSLAAVILAIYYSLIWKPTSGSPSGRYDVLIPINPNNITPSDVSSVSKTNSSSPVNLRSTEMPTVSPVEKFIGDRGLSTTQNSQYTEPLDSELREEKTEHFNTAQVSEGSIPVAGASSEPFTSIRHQDTRNMHHGSGVDTAENQPLDFIRTHEPHIWDPASTNKNLFQQPTTDQVSWTSDISSLTDRGLEFIEGSSPSEEGLLTKDTDDAGIGV